From the Lepus europaeus isolate LE1 chromosome 12, mLepTim1.pri, whole genome shotgun sequence genome, one window contains:
- the LOC133771060 gene encoding putative serine protease 47: MVGKLYGGHDAATARWPWQASLLYHSVHLCGAVLIDSRWLLSAAHCFLNKSQALGDYKILLGNTQLYQQTQHTQKMSVSRILTHPDFEKLHSFGSDIAMLQLHLPVNFTSSIVPVCLPAPDVQLSSLTSCWITGWGMLTEEKRLSPPFNLQESEVGLLENRLCNLLYGQRTDSDKYYVHEEMVCVGNSSTAKSICRGDSGGPLVCYLPNTWVLVGLASWGLDCRHPVYPSVFTRVSYFIDWINGIKRLTSSPDPASTPSYTYSSLPVRAAGSPGPHTALRAAWTWLLLSFLLRASQRALT, encoded by the exons ATGGTAGGAAAGCTGTATGGTGGCCACGACGCGGCGACTGCCCGGTGGCCGTGGCAGGCCAGCCTGCTCTACCACAGCGTGCACCTCTGTGGAGCCGTCCTCATTGATAGCCGCTGGCTGCTTTCTGCTGCCCACTGCTTCCTGAA CAAATCACAGGCCCTTGGGGACTATAAGATTCTGTTGGGAAACACCCAGCTGTACCAGCAAACTCAGCACACCCAGAAGATGTCTGTGAGCAGGATCCTCACGCACCCAGACTTTGAGAAGCTTCACTCGTTCGGGAGTGACATTGCCATGTTGCAGCTGCACCTGCCTGTGAACTTCACCTCCTCCATTGTCCctgtctgcctccctgccccagaTGTGCAGCTGTCCAGTCTCACATCCTGTTGGATAACTGGCTGGGGAATGCTCACTGAGGAGA agcgTCTTTCGCCTCCTTTCAATCTCCAGGAGAGTGAGGTGGGTCTCCTTGAGAACAGGTTATGTAACTTACTATACGGGCAGAGAACTGACTCAGACAAGTACTACGTCCATGAAGAGATGGTTTGCGTGGGGAACTCCTCGACAGCCAAGTCCATCTGCCGT GGTGATTCTGGGGGCCCCCTTGTTTGCTACCTTCCCAACACCTGGGTGCTGGTGGGACTGGCCAGCTGGGGTCTGGACTGCCGGCACCCTGTCTACCCCAGCGTCTTCACCAGGGTCTCCTACTTCATCGACTGGATTAACGGGATCAAACGGCTCACATCTTCCCCAGACCCAGCATCTACTCCATCCTATACCTACTCTTCCTTGCCTGTGAGGGCAGCTGGTTCACCTGGACCCCACACAGCCCTCAGGGCTGCAtggacctggctcctgctgtcaTTTCTCCTCAGGGCCTCCCAGAGAGCCTTGACGTGA